A window from Limanda limanda chromosome 14, fLimLim1.1, whole genome shotgun sequence encodes these proteins:
- the gja2 gene encoding gap junction protein, alpha 2 has protein sequence MGDWNLLGKLLESAQEHSTVVGKVWLTVLFIFRILVLGTAAEKVWGDELSGFTCDTKQPGCQNVCYDKTFPISHIRFWVMQIIFISTPTLIYLGHILHLVRMEEKEKQKEKDRELQNEKQQQMLDRKTKKAPVKDTGGHVRLQGALLRTYVLNIVFKTLFEVAFIVAQYLLYGFELKPMYTCDRWPCPNVVNCYISRPTEKTIFILFMLAVACISLLLNLVEMYHLGFTKCHQGLRYRRSQAAIEASRHLTEPVMPFVPSYNYFAGHPVVPEPFPADSKYGIVEPNSAYSPYNSKAVYKQNRDNMAVERKGKSEGEDVNDRKTSTPAIEMPVENQRRNSQSSKHSNNKSRLNDLKI, from the coding sequence ATGGGGGACTGGAACTTGTTGGGGAAGCTGCTGGAGAGCGCCCAGGAACACTCCACCGTTGTGGGCAAAGTCTGGCTGACGGTGCTCTTCATCTTCCGCATCCTGGTGCTGGGAACCGCCGCTGAAAAGGTGTGGGGCGACGAGCTGTCCGGCTTCACCTGCGACACCAAGCAGCCTGGTTGTCAGAACGTTTGCTATGACAAGACCTTCCCCATTTCTCACATCCGCTTCTGGGTGATGCAAATCATCTTTATCTCCACGCCGACCCTCATTTATCTGGGCCACATCCTTCATCTGGTCCGcatggaggaaaaggaaaagcagaAAGAGAAGGATCGCGAGCTCCAAAacgagaagcagcagcagatgcttgacagaaagacaaagaaggcCCCAGTTAAAGACACCGGGGGCCATGTGCGTTTGCAAGGCGCGTTGCTGCGAACCTACGTcttaaacattgttttcaagACCCTGTTTGAAGTGGCCTTTATTGTTGCTCAGTACCTCCTGTACGGCTTTGAGCTCAAGCCGATGTACACCTGTGACCGCTGGCCTTGCCCCAACGTGGTGAACTGCTACATCTCCCGACCCACCGAGAAGAcgatcttcatcctcttcatgcTGGCGGTGGCCTGTATCTCCCTGCTGCTCAACCTGGTGGAAATGTACCACCTTGGTTTCACAAAGTGCCACCAGGGCCTCCGCTACAGACGATCGCAGGCCGCAATCGAGGCCTCCAGGCACCTCACTGAGCCGGTCATGCCCTTCGTACCGAGCTACAACTACTTTGCCGGTCATCCTGTGGTTCCAGAGCCCTTCCCCGCAGACTCGAAGTACGGCATAGTGGAGCCAAACTCTGCTTACAGCCCCTACAACAGCAAAGCGGTTTACAAGCAGAACAGAGACAATATGGCTGTGGAGAGGAAAGGGAAATCGGAGGGGGAGGATGTGAATGACAGGAAAACCTCCACTCCTGCCATTGAGATGCCCGTTGAAAACCAACGCAGAAACAGTCAGTCGAGCAAGCACAGCAACAACAAGAGCAGGCTGAACGACCTTAAGATCTAG
- the gjb1a gene encoding connexin 27.5, translating into MPLTPPSEPDPEPKMNWASFYAVISGVNRHSTGIGRIWLSVLFIFRILVLVVAAESVWGDEKSGFTCNTQQPGCNSVCYDHFFPISHIRLWALQLILVSTPALLVAMHVAHRRHVDKRLYRMSGRANPKDLELIKTQKMKITGALWWTYVISLFFRVVLEVIFMYLFYMIYPGYKMIRLVKCDSYPCPNTVDCFVSRPTEKTVFTVFMLAASGVCILLNIAEVFFLVGKHCSKHLHNAGDSTMGAWIQQKLCSL; encoded by the exons ATGCCTCTTACACCTCCTTCTGAGCCGG acCCAGAACCAAAGATGAACTGGGCATCATTTTACGCTGTCATCAGTGGTGTGAACAGACACTCCACCGGCATCGGTCGCATCTGGCTCTCTGTCCTCTTCATTTTCCGCatcctggtgctggtggtggcaGCCGAGAGCGTGTGGGGCGATGAGAAGTCCGGCTTCACCTGCAACACCCAGCAGCCGGGCTGCAACAGTGTCTGCTATGACCACTTCTTCCCCATCTCTCACATCCGCCTGTGGGCGCTGCAGCTCATCCTGGTCTCCACTCCCGCGCTCTTGGTGGCCATGCACGTGGCCCACCGTCGCCATGTTGACAAGAGGCTCTACAGAATGTCAGGACGGGCCAACCCCAAAGACCTGGAGCTGATTAAGACCCAGAAGATGAAAATCACAGGCGCTCTGTGGTGGACGTACGTCATCAGCTTGTTCTTCCGTGTTGTCCTCGAGGTCATCTTTATGTACTTGTTTTACATGATCTACCCTGGTTACAAGATGATCAGGCTGGTGAAGTGTGACTCGTACCCATGTCCCAACACGGTGGACTGCTTCGTGTCGAGGCCCACGGAGAAGACGGTCTTCACTGTGTTCATGTTGGCTGCGTCTGGGGTGTGCATCCTGCTCAACATTGCAGAGGTGTTCTTCTTGGTGGGGAAGCACTGCAGTAAGCATCTGCACAATGCTGGAGACTCAACTATGGGGGCCTGGATCCAACAAAAACTCTGCTCACTCTAA